DNA from Magnolia sinica isolate HGM2019 chromosome 19, MsV1, whole genome shotgun sequence:
ACACTCCTTTTTGGATGCAACTCCCACCAAGGAGGGGTCGGTCGACTCACTGAAAATCAATTGgattggttttggttttcagCAAGTGAGCTTTTGAAGCGCTTATTTTGTCAAGCAAAGGATCATATGATAGTTTGATAAAGTGCATCCAATCACACGAACAAACTGGAATTTGGATTCAAATGGTGTTTAGGCGTTAAACACATCTTTCGAGGGCGAATCCAAATGAGCCTTAACTTCCTTCACGAGCAATGGTGTTTTCGAAATGTAGTTGTTTTTTAGCTTTAAAGTAGACCTTTTAACTGAAATCTATGTTGAAACAGGAACCTCTGGACAACATAACTCTCTTCTCCATAATAACAATCATGTCATTTCTCCTTTTAGTCCCAGCCACACTGTTCATGGAAGGTGTCAGATTCACACCTTCATACCTGCAGTCTGTTGTAAGTAGTGGTCCTTGGAATACATTGCTTGTCGTTTATCTGTTTTTCATGTAGATTTACAGCAAAGAGAACAAGTTAATGGGCCCCATTTTTCCTTCTACTTGCAGGGTTTGAATGCTAAAGATATATATATGAAGTCCTTGCTTGCTGGCTTCTGTTTTCATGCTTATCAGCAGGTGATTCTTTCTCTATTCTGTTTGTTGCTTCTGTTTGAcccttgtaaatttttttttaaaaaaaaatgtttatttctttgtgcatttggagcccacctgatcAAAGGGCTCTGCTCGGATTTTGGGTCAGGGCTAAGGATTTCCATCAATTTctatattttcaagtttaggattatgATTAACTACGATGAAGTAATCCCGATACCATAATTATAattaacaaaaatgagatagatgaaCTTGTTTTttatgggccatacaaacaggCCCTCAGGCATAGCATTTTGCAATCCTTGCTGATCCCACCCATCACTTCTTGCACGGTGCATTTGAATGTTCTTCATCCAAATGAAGAGACCATCTACATGCCCGTAGCTCTGCCTCAAATAACCTTACTAAGCAAACACAATCATGGACTTTGCTTCTTGCATGCGCACGCGCCGACGTGAAATGTCTGCCAGTTGCAATGTTTGAGTCGTCAAACATGTCTATATCCCTTCTTACAATGCTGATTCTATAGTTCCATATTGGCAGCTTTCGTATATGATATTGGCCAGGGTCTCGACGGTTACCCACTCCGTCGGCAATTGCGTGAAGCGGGTGGTTGTCATCGTGGCCTCAGTTCTCTTCTTCGGGACCCCAGTCTCCCCAATCAATGCTGTCGGTAAATTCCCATTACCTCTATGATGACCCAAAAACCAGATTGTCTCCGTCACGCATTTGGGGTGGCATAGAAAATGGAATCTGCATGTTTTTTTCCATCCTGAATTGCAAGTGACAGGCAAACGCACCCAAGTATTCCAATACCCTCAAATGGAATTGTCAATGGCTTAGTTTGTTCCTTGTCCCGTTTCTGATTGGTTTCTGAAATCAATGGCTGCCTTTCATTTCAGGGACAGGTATAGCACTTGCCGGAGTCTTCATGTATTCGAGGGTGAAGCGGATAAAGCCAAAGAAGGCATGAGTTACCCGTTTGGCAAAAGACATACAGACAGCCAGCATTTCCTGTGGGAATGTATCTGTGAATTTTCTTCCCAGGGATGAGATTTCTCAGTGTCCAGGAATTCACATAGATGAATGATAAGGAATTAATTAGAAAGAAAGCTTCTCCTCCTCTTCAGTCCTTCCCACTTCTTAGATTTCTTAAAAAAAGAATCCAAatgtggcccaatcacattgcaacaaacaGGTTTTTCCTGTTTGTGGCAAGCAAAGGATCCAGATTCCTTAAAAAAAGATTAAGTTCAGGGATGATCTGGTGTGCCCCAGTACAAATGAACCGTTTGATTTGTAGGCATTGTGACCTATTATATCAACGATTTGTATCATGAAACCATCAGCAGGGACCTATAATTCctcatccaaataatcaaaagAAGTGTAGAGCAAAGGCCCTGCAACTTTTTACCATGGCACACTCAATAAAGCAGCCCATGATTTTGACTGGATAGGATTGATCGAGGGAGTGCCATTTCACGGCTCTTATGCGGTATATGCGTTTCATGAGTATTGGCACTCATGTGCAATGGATCCAGTCTCAAAAGTGAATGATCATCCAAACAAGTCAACCATCTCAAGGTAGCTGCAATGGCTCAGAAATGAATCAAACATCTCAAGGCACCCATGACTACCTACTTCAAGGCCGACCTAAGATCTTGCCCCTCAAGTGCTTCCCCCAAGAGTAAACCATGCAACACTCATCTCACAGTCCCTTCCAAATGAGTTAGCATTTCCCATGTACTAACCACCAAAATTCACAAAGAATGAAAGGGACCACTGGATGAgtggatcagcttcatttctgtgtggtcatcttcatggtggggccaccttgaacACGCTCAGCTGTCCCACATGCTTCCCCGGTTGGCACTTGCGGTGCAGGTGGAAGTGTGTGTAGAGAGGGTGTGCGTGGGGTTAGCAAACTTTTGTTATAGAATAGTATTTTACTACTTACCACCAACAAACCATTTGGCGGTTTAGGTTATCTTTGAGGTTAGATTAACGTGAAAACATCCTATTAGTGGTAAACACCTCAGGTGGTGTCCTATCATAAGATAGAGtttgatttagtgggccccactagatctTCATGGAACTTTTAAACTCTTAGTCCCCTCTCGAGTGGGCCAATTTCTCATTACCCATCTGCTAAAACTAGCTGTTTGATTTCAGTTAGATGTGAAGAATGTATGACAAGCATCTCTTACCTGAGAGTCATGTTCTCCATTAATGGGGCTGTATGGCTAATTTTGATATTTCCAAGTAATTGCAAAATTGCTGACAAAAGGCCTATATGATATTTGAATTGAATGCCAAAGCAGAAACAAGATAAGCATACGAACCCAAGTCAGATGTGATCAAAGCCACCGTCATGGGCGCAAAACAGCACCCCCCCAATTTGACTATCTGGGGAAAGAATAACTGCACAATAAATCAGATCAAGCACCAACAGAGATGCAATCAATCAGAATGTTTGTTTTCCAAATCCCATTTCATTCAGCTGTGGTTGCTGTTGTTGTTCTACCAGAACGACAGACGGGGAAATTGCGACAGCCATGAATCCGTGCCCGCAGGAACTGTTCTGTTTGAGTTCCCCTCCTTTGCTTCCAGATCAGCATCCCTCCAAAACTTGATAACATGGAGACTCTCTTCCTCTGTTGACCTCTGCACGACGATTCGAGATGCGTAGCCCCGTTCTCTCATTACACGGCAAATCTGCGAAGGGTTATTGGCCGTGAGCGTGACCATATACAGCCAGCCCTTACCTGACAAGAGCTCATCAACGATGGGTAGGATCCTGTCAATGACAGTGCGCCCATCCTCCCCACCTGCCCAAGCAGCAGTGATCCCGTCACAACCAACTTCTTCTTCAGGAGTAGGCACGTAAGGAGGGTTCACAACCACCACATCTACCATCCCTGCCAAGCGCTTCCCAAGTCCTGATGCGATGTCTGTGCAGATCACCTCAGCATGGACCCCATGGGCCCATAAAGTCTCGTGGGTCACTTGCACCGCATGCGGGTTAATGTCAGTTGCGAagaagtgggacccactgccttCTTGGCCGAGCATGATGGCGAGTGATGTGATTACATAGCCACTCCCACAACCCACTTCCAAACACAACCTCGGCTGGTGCTCCAACAGGTTTGCCCGATCAGCTAGTAGTGCATCAACCAGTGCAAATGAATCATCGCACGGCTCGTAAACCTCGGGATGGCGACTGACAAGGCGGATTTGGGCAATCCTGGAAGGGATCTTAGACGGAAGCTGCTGGAACAACAGAAAAATATACAAATTGCGGATAAAACCGATACCAACTCGTGTATAGAAGCACAAAAATTAGAGTAGAGTTAATATGTGATGACTGACCCAGATTTATAGGCATTCTTGTTTGGGCCGGCATCATGATTTTAAGACTCAGACTCGGTAAAACTCCATCCAGTTTGACACTGACTCACCCTCAACTTGGCTGAGTCAGGCCAATTCACCACGAACTCAGGCAAGTTGCAACTCGACTCGAGACCAGACGAGATATTCTGAGtctccaagtcttaaaaccatggccaGTCCTATACATGCGATGCTCATTTTGaagtgattatgaatgtttatcaggtgggcccccccATCAGTGAACAATCCCTGAGATAAGATCAGTGCATATTTTCCAATTGCACATAGGCAGGTTGCCATACCTTCCCATCTGCCATCGATTTGCAAACCCAGCCACTGGATTGCTAGGGTTGTCCAATGGGGGAGTACTTTTGCAATAATGCACATCTATGCTGACGCCCAAAAGATGaaagggtttggatcaccaaaagtggggtccaccctatTGCTGGCTTGAATGGCAGCAAATCAAATCAACAGAGCACTGCATATTTCCTCATGACAACATGCCAGACATGAGTTTATCCAAAAGGAGAAACAATTATTATAGAAAGAATGTTCTAAACTTGCAACCGCCAAAATTAGCAGACAGTTAATCTTGATCTACAACCATCAGCTTCATCAAAGAAATCATCAATGAGGAAAAAAATCATATGGAAATGTGATGCATTTTGTAACTTACCGGCATCTTATTCTGCTCCTCTCTTTCTTTAGTTCCACCAGAGGGCATAGAAGAGGTTGACTCCACTTCTATACTGTGGTTCATGGTGATACTACAACATTAATAATACCtaagcatttaaaaaaaagaagcagaaaatCAAAATTATGCAGTACAGTAAATGCCTAAGCACTTGTTTGGCTTTGCTCAAAAAAcagttttttaaaattattattttgattCTGAAAACCACTTTTTAAAGCTCAAATGTGTTTGGTTAGCCACTTAACTAATCAATTTTAGAAAagatcttgtttttttttttgttttttttttcaaatttgtgtTTTTCTCCAGTGCCTAAGCCCCCTGTTTCCTACAAACATTTCCACTTCTACAAACTTGCAAAAAAGCACTCATAAAATCCACGATCTCTTTCCCTTGTTGAAAGGTTTGTTAATTGCACACGAGTGAAGAGCCGTACACCACCACACGTGTTATCGTGGCACATAGGTTTAAGATGAAATATATCCACTGGTTGGTCTCACCATGTTTTCCCTAAAATTAATCTGGTCCACTCAGAAGGTGTGCcctaatattggaaacaggtcGATGGTTTAGAAAACCTCAGCCAAGTGTTTTAGAGCCACACATTTGTTTTGCATAACTGTAGaacacctgaccagtggatcaacctaattcCCGTGCCAGGTCATCAATAAAGGGTGTCTTTctagtgaatggattggatctcagatcCACGTGCCATGATGGCAAGCATGGCCCGTACATGAGTTGTATTGCACACGCGCGGGCTCAACAAATCTCATCTCTAGGTAAGCTGAACGAACGCAACTTTCCTATAATCTCCGCCTGCAGCGCTGTTGGACCCACTACGATGACTGTGTGacgtccactctgtccatccatttcactatATCATGTTAGGGAAtgactccaaaaatgaggtagatccacaaCTTAGTGGCcacacacaccacaggaaacaattgggattcaacactcaccattgaaatattcgtgggaaATTTGTTTTATGCATGTTTACCAAAGACCTTTTTTCACAAATGCAATTCTCAAAAAACCATTCcagagatttatttttttttcttgagaatcaattctgcagttgctagaAGCAACGCCAAACAAGCTCTAAGTAGTAAGTAATAATATTGAAGCAAGGAACCTCCTATTGTTTATAGAGCAGATGAATTATTGGGTGTTGATGCACCCTGTTTATGCAGGTGGGCCCATAGTTGAATGattcaaattgttgattagatgggcctcatcatagatAAGGCATGATGTGATGCAAACccatggcccacctaggcctAACAATAATGTAGGCCCACAGTCCACCGTAGcacccaacatgtgctgatttttggactatttatttattgatttcgGAGCTTAACTCAAGGATTGCAATTTACTAGTTTTGGAAGATATGAGGGTTGATTTCAAGATGTGATTAAAAATATGAGGGGtgtgtgattgaagatatgaggCTGATTTAGAGATGTAATTAGGATTTTCTatattagcttcttttttttctttttttttttcctgagatAAAATGAAAACTTtattgaaaacaaaaaagaaacaacAATTACAAGACACGGAAAAACAGCAAAGTAGGGATGATGCCAAGAAGGCGACCCGATTACATCCcaagaaaatcaaaattacatCCTCAAAGCCTAGGCACACAAGAAGCCCATTCAATGACAAAGAGTCTTGCCCTTTGGGAGGTTCCCTCTACCGACTTTCTATCATTCCTGAAATATcttgcatttctttcttcccaaacagcccaccaaattgCAAGCAAGTCCACAACAATCTTTTAACTTTCCCAATGCCAATTTCTCTAATATTCTTGTGAgtgtactcttgtccatttctttgctTTTACTATTGttaggcttttaccatcttagACAGATTAGATTGATCTGAAGTCAgctatgattgatttgaaatcaatctcttagttggaGAGATTCTCATTAGAGATTCACTTAAGAGTATAAAAAAGGGGGTGGTGTAGGAAGTAGTCAATTTCAATATTTTTCGAAGTGTGAGTTTTTCTTGAAGTATTGTAAGTAATGTTATCAAATCGCATAATTTTTCTAAGTGTGAGTTTTTCTTAAGTAATGTtatcaaatcgcatatgccatcatatGCAACTAGCAAATGCTGTTCGCATACGCCATCGCATATTGCTCTAGCTACTTTtcgttttcttgttttcttttttttaaaataaaaaataaaaaatgggaaatttcgaaaaaaaaaaatgaaagaaaaaaaactaaaaaattaggaaaaactaTGCCTACTTACTACGAGTGATTGGATTGgattcttttacctatttcattgtagtttgagtaTTTGAGACTATCAGACCATCCATAAATTAAgttttatatttaattacttatattgtATTTACATAAAATTTAACAGAACAATCAACAAGTTACATTAAGAgataattaattattaaaaaaaaaaacttcgaacatagaaattttattgataaatgataacttgaTAACTTGAACAATTTATAAGCTACGAGTTATAACTTAATTTGCAAAtacaatttaccaaaaaaaaaaagaagcacaaATTACAAGGTTACAAGTTTGAACTTGTTGACTtgtaaatttaaaatataaaaaataaacatactaaCATAGGCTACTATACACACATAtgatgtttggatacatggattCAACGatcatttttttaccgttgggaccTATATACGATCGCACATGTAGTATGCTATTGCATACTCGCATGTGCGGTCACATACTTATTGCACAAAAAAGTATGCCATCACATACTATCCTGAATCCTgattgcatatgccatcatggcatatgtgatccttctggggaaaaaaaaaatggcacatgcgatcgcacatgacaaaaatgattgtaagagaagaagtttgatatcaataaaattatctccctctttctctaatattcttgtgggtgtactcttTTTTGTAAAAGGTAACTGATTTTATTAGAAAGCCACACAAAAGGCGGAAAAGAAtacgaaagaaagaaaaataacaagAGAATTACAACCCCTATAGGGCTATGATGACACAAGCATCCAATTCCTTGAACCCGAAAAACCCACTCAACCACCCAACGTATCACCTTACGAAAAATCCAATCATCCAATTCCGTTCTATTCTCGAAAAAACGCAGGTTTCTTTCTCCCAAAATGGCCCACAGAGCCGGCATTCCTGCCAATCGCATGATCACCCACTGACACCAAGAAAGAGGGAAGCAAATCTGGCATCACCCACATGACATTAAGGGTGGTAAGAAGACTATCCCAAATCTTCTTCGCAAAAGGGCAGTGCCAAAATAGGTGATCGACCGACTTGGCATCTCTCAAGGACATAATACAAACATTTGGGAGCATGGAGCCCCTCTTGCAGAGATCATTCATGGTTAATACCATGTTCCTACACGCCAACCACGCAACCTTTGGGGGAGCTCCATACTTCCAAAACTAATAATAGTGTCCAGAATTCCCAGCATGGGAAGTAAGGGAGCTATAGAAAGACCTGATGGAGTGCCTCCCTGAATTGTGCCCGGTCCAAGCCACCTAGTCTTCCTTGGACTCTCCAAAAGATACATACATAAGCCTCTCCCAAAAAATATATAATGGCCCCAATTCCTCATCTGAGAGGCCTCTACGGCAAGGGGGAGCCCAAATGACATCATCTCCCCTCTTCTCAAAGCAAGTGGCAATTAGGATGTTAATGTCTGGGGCCAGGGCCACCAACGAAGGGAAAGTCTCCTTGAGCAGACAGTCACCAAGCCATAAGTCTTCCTAAAACCGAATTTAGGAGTTGTCTCCCACCATGAAGGAAATGCCTTGCCTGAACTTCACCGTCATAGACAAAATAGCTTTCCACAATCTTGAGACTTTATACCTCAAGGAGTCTTTAATCCACCATcgatgttgtcaaatcgcataaaaTCGCATAAGCCATCAGCCTAGGCTGATCACTTATGCCATCACATAATCGCATAAGCAATCGGTCAGGCTGAtggcccttttttaaaaataaaaaaaatggtaaaaaaaatagaaaaaatctaaaaatttaagaaaaactaTGTATAATTACTAGAAGAGATTGGATTGGGTTTatttacctatttcattgtagtttgactgTTAGGCCATCTATATGTTGagttatgttatattatatataacaaaacaaaTTTAA
Protein-coding regions in this window:
- the LOC131235630 gene encoding uncharacterized protein LOC131235630 produces the protein MKFPGGFACDFYSIEVESTSSMPSGGTKEREEQNKMPQLPSKIPSRIAQIRLVSRHPEVYEPCDDSFALVDALLADRANLLEHQPRLCLEVGCGSGYVITSLAIMLGQEGSGSHFFATDINPHAVQVTHETLWAHGVHAEVICTDIASGLGKRLAGMVDVVVVNPPYVPTPEEEVGCDGITAAWAGGEDGRTVIDRILPIVDELLSGKGWLYMVTLTANNPSQICRVMRERGYASRIVVQRSTEEESLHVIKFWRDADLEAKEGNSNRTVPAGTDSWLSQFPRLSFW